One window of Nymphaea colorata isolate Beijing-Zhang1983 chromosome 1, ASM883128v2, whole genome shotgun sequence genomic DNA carries:
- the LOC116250807 gene encoding cyclin-D4-1-like, with protein MSLLCGEDCNSFVDEGEGEVLTPVGISTESMAPVVTMADESLIAFLMEKECQFSPREDYLARLHSGGLNVSARNDSVEWICKVVAHYHFAPLTACLSVNYLDRFLSEYALPEGKSWMVQLLSVACLSVAAKMEETDVPLPLDLQVGESKFVFEPRTIQRMELLLLNTLKWKMNAVTPLSFIDFFLYRITHANPPALSLVSKTVELILTATKGIEFLEFLPSEIALAASISATSELLKVDFMEAVDLCSSEINKDRVLKCYELIQEVLLVKQWWNVKNVGSGSSVPGSPAGVLEAAACLSYESSKKAPPPSSFGESPNVEESQEAGATATGLISCGNNYPSKRRKIQGVAG; from the exons ATGAGTCTGCTGTGTGGAGAAGACTGTAACAGTTTTGTGGATGAAGGGGAGGGGGAGGTTCTGACCCCAGTGGGCATCTCCACGGAGAGCATGGCCCCTGTGGTAACGATGGCAGATGAGAGTCTGATAGCTTTTCTAATGGAGAAGGAATGCCAGTTCTCTCCCAGGGAGGACTATCTGGCCAGGCTCCACTCTGGAGGTCTTAATGTCTCTGCGAGAAATGACTCGGTTGAATGGATCTGCAAG GTTGTTGCTCACTATCATTTTGCACCACTGACTGCGTGCCTGTCAGTGAATTATTTAGACAGATTTCTTTCGGAGTATGCATTGCCT GAAGGGAAGTCATGGATGGTTCAATTGCTATCTGTTGCTTGCTTATCTGTAGCTGCAAAAATGGAGGAAACGGATGTGCCTTTGCCATTGGATTTGCAG GTGGGTGAATCTAAATTCGTCTTTGAGCCTCGAACCATCCAGAGAATGGAGTTACTCCTACTCAACACTCTGAAATGGAAAATGAATGCAGTGACTCCCCTGTCCTTCATCGATTTCTTCCTCTACAGGATTACACATGCAAAcccacctgctctctctcttgtttctaaGACGGTAGAGCTGATTCTCACTGCAACCAAAG GTATTGAGTTTCTGGAATTCTTGCCTTCGGAAATTGCATTGGCAGCGAGTATATCGGCGACTAGCGAACTGCTGAAGGTGGATTTCATGGAAGCCGTGGACTTATGCTCCTCAGAGATTAACAAG GACAGAGTATTGAAGTGCTATGAATTGATTCAAGAGGTGCTGTTGGTGAAGCAGTGGTGGAATGTCAAGAATGTTGGTTCTGGGTCCTCTGTTCCAGGGAGCCCTGCTGGTGTGCTGGAGGCAGCCGCCTGCCTGAGCTATGAGAGCTCCAAGAAGGCACCACCACCATCGTCATTTGGGGAGTCTCCCAATGTGGAAGAGAGTCAAGAAGCAGGGGCCACAGCCACAGGGCTCATCTCCTGTGGGAACAATTATCCGtctaagagaagaaaaattcagGGAGTTGCAGGATGA
- the LOC116246334 gene encoding serine/threonine-protein kinase-like protein At3g51990 gives MGHLSLSCRADSAVATCDSANFTINRRKKKKKKQKQKQKQKQKQQEQQGTPTTTTTPEIRRFEYKELEKATEGFSPRTLLGRGSHGCVYRGVLEGGRLVAIKRPSPRARDHHHNSRLPSISLLDNEIEILSAIRSPRLVNLLGFASDDPSSPDERLLVVEYMSNGTLADVLHSRPDPPGWPRRLSLALQTAKAVDSLHSSSPPVIHRDIKSSNVLIDGRWNARLGDFGLALRGRVEDDVRLRATPPAGTMGYLDPSYLTPESLSTKSDVFSFGILLLEIISGRHAIDVNHAPPSIIDWAIPLIRKGKFAALYDPRIGPPRDPAIRRQLAVIAARCVRSSRERRPSMAEVVEALKEVSRSMPLHMWEGLAQRIRNLQPIGSDMLVNLNPCSMVEIGCKKVDVGVEDPASAAGRTRSRVSGQQPLVELQKVGELKTTLANVVSIKPKQEPKSCRRTTVGRIMTGQGGGDDGNGGNMVKMIGRRGVLAKSQPLSRVYSEDDVFKLVKEQSVEQLMRSRSLKITPLQWRNVQQTADPL, from the coding sequence atggggcaCCTAAGCCTCTCCTGCAGAGCCGACTCGGCGGTGGCCACCTGCGACTCGGCCAACTTCACGATTAACaggcggaagaagaagaagaagaagcagaagcagaagcagaaacagaaacaaaagcaGCAGGAGCAACAGGGGACGCCGACCACGACCACCACCCCGGAGATCAGAAGGTTCGAGTACAAGGAGCTAGAGAAGGCGACGGAAGGGTTCTCGCCCAGGACGCTATTGGGGCGCGGAAGCCATGGCTGCGTCTACCGTGGCGTCCTAGAAGGCGGCCGCCTCGTTGCCATCAAGCGCCCTTCTCCTCGCGCGCGCGACCACCACCACAATAGCCGACTCCCTTCCATATCCCTCCTCGATAATGAGATCGAGATCCTCTCCGCCATCCGCAGCCCGCGCCTCGTCAACCTTCTGGGGTTCGCTTCCGACGATCCATCCTCTCCCGACGAGCGGCTCCTCGTCGTCGAGTATATGTCCAACGGCACCCTCGCCGACGTGCTTCACTCGCGGCCGGACCCGCCAGGCTGGCCTCGCCGCCTCTCCCTCGCCCTTCAGACCGCCAAGGCCGTCGACTCCCTCCACAGCTCCTCCCCTCCTGTGATCCACCGCGACATCAAGAGCTCCAATGTCCTCATCGACGGCCGGTGGAACGCTCGCCTCGGCGACTTCGGGCTCGCTCTCCGCGGCCGCGTCGAGGATGACGTCCGCCTCCGCGCCACCCCGCCTGCTGGCACCATGGGCTACCTCGACCCCTCCTACCTGACCCCGGAGAGCCTCAGTACCAAGTCCGACGTCTTCAGCTTCGGCATCCTGCTCCTGGAGATCATCAGCGGCCGCCACGCCATCGACGTCAACCACGCCCCTCCCTCTATTATCGATTGGGCGATTCCCCTCATCCGCAAGGGGAAATTTGCGGCGCTCTACGACCCCAGGATCGGCCCGCCAAGGGACCCTGCCATCCGCCGTCAGCTCGCGGTAATTGCTGCCCGCTGCGTCCGGTCCTCCCGGGAGCGCCGCCCCTCTATGGCGGAGGTCGTGGAGGCGCTCAAAGAGGTCTCCCGGAGCATGCCGCTGCATATGTGGGAGGGCCTTGCTCAGAGAATACGGAATCTGCAGCCCATCGGCTCGGATATGTTGGTGAATCTGAATCCTTGCTCGATGGTGGAGATCGGATGCAAAAAAGTGGACGTTGGCGTCGAGGATCCGGCGAGTGCAGCGGGGAGAACTAGGAGCAGGGTTTCGGGTCAGCAGCCTCTGGTGGAATTGCAGAAGGTAGGCGAGCTCAAGACCACGTTGGCGAACGTGGTTTCGATAAAGCCAAAGCAAGAACCTAAATCTTGTAGACGCACCACCGTTGGCAGAATCATGACTGGGCAAGGCGGTGGTGATGATGGTAATGGCGGCAATATGGTCAAAATGATAGGCAGGAGAGGTGTTTTGGCGAAATCGCAGCCATTATCGCGAGTATATAGTGAGGATGATGTATTTAAATTAGTGAAAGAACAGTCTGTTGAACAATTGATGCGCTCGCGGTCACTTAAGATAACTCCATTGCAGTGGAGGAATGTACAACAGACAGCCGATCCTCTTTAG